The following are encoded together in the Acidicapsa ligni genome:
- a CDS encoding aminotransferase family protein — protein sequence MSDALINGLLTTEEVTSITRANNYGTWRIQKTWKPMHVVDAEGCYFMDAAGKRYLDFSSQLMCVNLGHKNPRVIESIAEQARDIPYMAPGYATTSRARLSKKLLEVLPEGLEKFFFATSGTEANEAAFKIARMYTGKTKIISRYRSYHGSTTASIAATGDPRRWAMEPGGKGQGFVFAPETNCYKCPIKHTYPGCNIACADYIEHMIRNESDVAAVIVEPVVGTNGVLVPPKEYLPRLKAICEENGVLLIADEVMAGWGRTGKWFSVDNWGVKPDILVTAKGITSAYVPLGLCATTTKIADYFEEHYFAHGHTYEAHPMTLGPAVATIEEMQRLNLVERAASLEPYVRTKLEALKDKHPSIGDVRGMGLFWAVELVKNRETKEPFNTMSDKVEGKPLVVDQIAAKMMARGVAQQAWISHFVIAPPLIVTEAELDEGIDALDEALSIADALVK from the coding sequence ATGAGTGACGCACTTATCAACGGCCTGTTAACTACGGAAGAAGTCACATCTATCACGCGCGCCAATAACTACGGAACATGGCGCATCCAGAAGACATGGAAGCCAATGCATGTGGTGGACGCTGAGGGTTGCTACTTCATGGATGCGGCGGGCAAGCGGTATCTGGATTTTTCCTCTCAGCTCATGTGCGTCAATCTGGGCCACAAAAATCCGCGCGTCATCGAGTCGATTGCGGAGCAGGCGCGCGATATTCCCTACATGGCTCCGGGATATGCGACAACCTCGCGAGCACGCCTGAGCAAGAAGCTTCTCGAAGTGCTGCCTGAGGGATTGGAGAAGTTTTTCTTCGCAACTTCAGGCACGGAGGCCAATGAAGCGGCCTTCAAGATTGCGCGCATGTATACGGGCAAGACCAAGATCATTTCGCGCTATCGTTCGTATCATGGCTCTACCACTGCATCGATTGCAGCGACAGGCGATCCGCGTCGCTGGGCGATGGAGCCAGGCGGCAAGGGGCAGGGCTTCGTTTTCGCGCCTGAGACGAACTGTTACAAGTGCCCTATCAAGCACACCTATCCCGGCTGCAACATCGCGTGTGCGGATTACATCGAGCACATGATCCGTAATGAGAGCGATGTTGCTGCGGTCATCGTAGAACCAGTCGTGGGAACGAACGGCGTACTTGTTCCGCCGAAAGAATATCTGCCGCGGCTCAAAGCTATCTGCGAAGAAAATGGCGTATTGCTCATCGCCGATGAAGTTATGGCTGGCTGGGGACGCACGGGTAAGTGGTTCTCCGTCGATAACTGGGGAGTAAAACCCGACATCCTCGTCACAGCCAAAGGCATAACTTCCGCCTATGTTCCACTTGGCCTCTGCGCCACTACGACTAAGATAGCCGACTACTTCGAAGAGCATTACTTCGCCCACGGACACACCTACGAAGCGCACCCCATGACCCTGGGACCGGCTGTCGCTACGATCGAAGAAATGCAGCGTCTCAACCTGGTAGAGCGAGCCGCGTCGCTTGAACCGTATGTGCGCACCAAGCTGGAAGCGCTCAAAGATAAACATCCCTCCATCGGCGATGTGCGCGGCATGGGCCTCTTCTGGGCGGTTGAACTCGTCAAGAATCGCGAGACCAAGGAGCCTTTCAACACGATGAGCGATAAGGTCGAGGGCAAGCCGCTTGTCGTCGATCAGATTGCGGCTAAGATGATGGCTCGCGGCGTAGCGCAGCAGGCCTGGATAAGCCACTTCGTAATCGCGCCGCCGCTGATCGTCACCGAAGCCGAACTCGATGAAGGCATCGACGCACTGGACGAAGCGCTCTCGATTGCGGATGCGCTGGTGAAGTAA
- a CDS encoding RES family NAD+ phosphorylase, whose product MILWRVSNHETLDGVGGLYVSGRWHTKGRPVVYCTLNPATALLEILVHLEIDSEDRPERFQVLRIEGPDTLSQETVKADTFTANWTDDMTVTQAVGDLWLSEGRSFLLQVPSVLVPETWNMLVNPRHAEANLLKITRTYEHPFDARFF is encoded by the coding sequence GTGATCCTCTGGAGAGTCAGTAACCACGAGACTTTAGACGGAGTGGGAGGCCTGTATGTGTCCGGCCGCTGGCACACAAAGGGCCGTCCGGTCGTCTATTGCACCTTGAATCCAGCAACCGCCTTGCTTGAAATCCTTGTCCATCTCGAAATCGACTCCGAGGATCGCCCTGAGCGTTTTCAGGTGCTGAGAATTGAAGGGCCGGATACGCTTTCACAAGAAACAGTCAAAGCCGATACATTCACTGCTAACTGGACCGACGACATGACCGTGACGCAGGCGGTGGGGGATCTGTGGCTTTCTGAAGGACGTTCCTTTCTACTGCAAGTTCCCAGCGTACTGGTCCCCGAGACATGGAACATGCTCGTAAATCCTCGGCACGCCGAAGCCAATCTGCTGAAAATTACCAGGACGTATGAACACCCATTTGATGCCCGTTTCTTCTAA
- the parS gene encoding type II RES/Xre toxin-antitoxin system antitoxin, producing MAQAAEVRARREPAMFYRRIEAKLGVTPLRSDRDLARLVDERLPLASVESLSNHGMSDEEIYSFILPRRTLAHRKTRHESLTHDESDRAVRIARVTSLAEEVFGDDAKASRWLRKAKARFEGRSPLEMLRTEAGARLVEEMLLQLDYGFAA from the coding sequence ATGGCTCAAGCTGCCGAGGTTCGTGCCAGGCGAGAACCGGCGATGTTCTATCGCCGCATAGAGGCCAAACTTGGGGTGACGCCCTTACGCTCAGACCGTGACCTCGCCCGGCTGGTGGATGAACGCCTCCCGCTCGCCTCTGTCGAGTCGCTTTCCAATCATGGGATGAGCGATGAAGAAATCTACAGCTTCATTCTTCCGCGACGAACCCTGGCACACCGCAAAACTCGCCATGAGTCTCTGACCCACGATGAATCGGACCGCGCCGTTCGGATCGCTCGTGTCACCTCACTCGCTGAAGAGGTTTTTGGCGATGACGCGAAAGCCTCGCGTTGGCTACGCAAGGCAAAGGCTCGTTTCGAGGGACGCAGCCCACTTGAGATGCTGCGGACTGAGGCTGGCGCGCGACTTGTAGAAGAGATGCTGTTGCAACTCGACTACGGATTCGCGGCTTGA